A stretch of the Thunnus thynnus chromosome 7, fThuThy2.1, whole genome shotgun sequence genome encodes the following:
- the LOC137186563 gene encoding P2Y purinoceptor 14-like, whose protein sequence is MDHLNSTHSPTNQSSTNQSDFSSLFTQQVLPLLYFVICIVGVSLNGVAAWIFFRVPSDSGMVVYLKNMVVADLLMLSSFPFRVAAQLGLGGWRLHVIICRYTAVLFYSSMYVGILFMGLISLERYVKIVRHTSSSSSCTSRVGGVSSLHLLQSVGFARGLALLTWSLLLLCVLPNAVLTSRAANEENSRHCMQLKTPLGVQWHRVSTLFSVALFWVTLLVLVFCYASIARQVYQSYRRVRRDSSDVCRKSNRSIFSILAVFFICFVPYHVCRVPYTLSQMPASGFSPASRFLLFQLKEGTLFLSALNVCLDPIIYFLMCRTFRESLLRKLSGRGRRSSLTTAQSLSNI, encoded by the coding sequence atGGATCACCTCAACTCCACCCACAGCCCAACCAACCAATCttcaaccaaccaatcagactTCAGCAGCCTCTTCACCCAGCAGGTCCTCCCATTGCTCTACTTTGTGATCTGCATCGTGGGTGTTTCCCTCAATGGTGTGGCCGCCTGGATCTTCTTCAGAGTGCCCAGTGACTCGGGGATGGTGGTCTACCTGAAGAACATGGTGGTGGCTGACCTCCTCATGTTGTCCTCCTTCCCCTTCAGGGTGGCGGCTCAGCTGGGTCTGGGCGGCTGGCGCCTGCATGTGATCATCTGTCGCTACACCGCCGTGCTCTTCTACTCCTCCATGTATGTTGGGATCCTCTTCATGGGGCTCATCAGCCTGGAGCGCTACGTGAAGATCGTCCGACACacgtcgtcctcctcctcttgtacGTCCCGGGTGGGTGGCGTGTCCTCGCTGCACCTCCTGCAAAGCGTTGGCTTCGCCCGGGGGCTGGCGCTCCTCACCTggagcctcctcctcctctgtgtcctGCCCAACGCCGTGCTGACCAGCCGCGCAGCCAATGAGGAGAACTCGCGTCACTGCATGCAGCTGAAGACGCCGCTGGGTGTGCAGTGGCACCGGGTGTCCACCCTCTTCAGCGTGGCCCTTTTCTGGGTGACGCTACTGGTTCTCGTCTTCTGCTACGCCTCCATCGCCCGCCAAGTCTACCAGTCATACCGCCGTGTTCGGCGTGACAGCAGCGATGTCTGCCGCAAGTCTAACCGCAGCATCTTCAGCATCCTGGCCGTGTTTTTCATCTGCTTCGTGCCGTACCACGTCTGCCGTGTGCCGTACACTCTCAGCCAGATGCCGGCGTCGGGCTTCAGCCCGGCCAGTCGCTTCCTGCTGTTCCAGCTGAAGGAGGGGACGCTCTTCCTGTCGGCGCTCAACGTCTGCCTCGACCCCATCATCTACTTCCTGATGTGCCGAACCTTCAGAGAGTCACTGCTGAGGAAACTGTCcggaagagggaggaggagttCCCTGACCACCGCTCAGAGTCTCAGCAACATTTAG
- the LOC137186562 gene encoding P2Y purinoceptor 14-like produces MSAAGMDHLNSAHCPTNQSSTNQSDFSSLFTKQVLPSLYFVICIVGVSLNGVAAWIFFRVPSDSGLVVYLKNMVVADLLMLFSFPFKAVTQLGLGGWRLQVIICRYTAVLFYSSMYVGILFMGLISLERYVKVVRHTPSSSCSCMSRLGGVSLQHLLQNARFARGLALLTWSLFLLCFLPNTVLTSCPASEMNWLDCKQLKTPLGLQWHKGSIIFSMVVFWVTLLVLVFCYTSIAHQIYQSYRRVQRDSSNICRKSRCSIFSILVVFFICFVPYHVCRVPFTVMKESHLSQTSRYLLFQLKEGTVFLSALNVCLDPIIYFLMCGTFRESLLRKLSRKKRRRRIQTTAVTLSKT; encoded by the exons ATGAGTGCTGCAG ggatGGATCACCTCAACTCAGCCCACTGCCCAACCAACCAATCttcaaccaaccaatcagactTCAGCAGCCTCTTCACCAAGCAGGTCCTCCCATCGCTCTACTTTGTGATCTGCATCGTGGGTGTTTCCCTCAATGGTGTGGCTGCCTGGATCTTCTTCAGAGTGCCCAGTGACTCGGGGCTGGTGGTCTACCTGAAGAACATGGTGGTGGCTGACCTCCTCATGTTGTTCTCCTTCCCTTTCAAGGCGGTGACTCAGCTGGGTCTGGGCGGCTGGCGCCTGCAAGTTATCATCTGTCGCTACACTGCCGTGCTCTTCTACTCCTCCATGTATGTTGGGATCCTCTTCATGGGGCTCATCAGCCTGGAGCGGTACGTGAAGGTCGTCCGACACACaccatcctcctcctgctcctgcatGTCCAGGCTGGGTGGTGTGTCCTTGCAACACCTCCTGCAGAATGCCCGCTTCGCCCGGGGGCTGGCGCTCCTCACCTGgagcctcttcctcctctgtttcctGCCCAACACCGTGCTGACCAGCTGCCCAGCCAGTGAGATGAACTGGTTGGACTGCAAGCAGCTGAAGACACCGCTGGGGTTGCAGTGGCACAAGGGTTCCATCATCTTCAGCATGGTCGTTTTCTGGGTGACGCTGCTGGTTCTTGTCTTCTGCTACACCTCCATCGCCCACCAGATCTACCAGTCATACCGCCGTGTGCAACGCGACAGCAGCAACATCTGTCGCAAGTCTCGCTGCAGCATCTTCAGCATCCTGGTGGTGTTCTTCATCTGCTTTGTGCCGTACCACGTCTGCCGTGTGCCGTTCACTGTCATGAAAGAGTCACACCTCAGCCAGACCAGTCGCTACCTGCTGTTCCAGCTGAAGGAGGGGACAGTCTTCCTGTCAGCACTCAACGTCTGCCTCGACCCCATCATCTACTTCCTGATGTGCGGAACCTTCAGAGAGTCACTGCTGAGGAAACTGTccagaaaaaagagaaggagaagaatcCAGACCACCGCTGTGACTCTCAGCAAAACTTAG